TAAGGGTGAAGTACCGAATGCCACTCAAACATTTGTAGGCAAAGACGCAACTATCAAAGCTGATGCTATTAGCAATGGCAATGGCGGTAGAGTTATTGTTTGGGCAGATAAGACGACAGAATTTTCCGGAAATATTAGCAGCAATGGCGGCACCAATTCTGGTAAAGGCGGATTCGTTGAGGTATCTGGGAAGAAAAATCTAGCTTTTGTCCCTAGCGCTGGAACTGGCGGCTCAACAGGCAACATATCGGTTCAAGATAGACCCTTTATACCCATAATTACCGAACCCGAACCAGCCACTAACCCTGGTACTAATCCTGTTACTGGTACTAATTCTGTTACTGGTACTAATTCTGTTACTGGTAATAATTCTGTTACTGGTACTAATCCTGTTACTGGTACTAATCCTGTTACTGGTACTAATCCTGTTACTGGTACTAATCCTGTTACTGATACTAATTCTGTTACTGGTACTAATCCTGTTATTGTGACTGTGAGTGTTACTGCCACTAACCCTGTTACGGTTACTACTAATACTGGTGCCACTGATACGGCTACGGATAAAGCTGACAGAGCAACAACTATACAGTTGATTTCGTTGAGCGATGGTATTTCTGCCTCGCGTGGATCTGATAGTAATAATATTCTTGTTGTCGATGACAGCCTCAAAAACAGGCCGAATGCACCTCATGCTGACAGGGTGACGCGCAATAGTGATGGAAGGCTGAAATTGTCAACTGCTGAAACATCTACTGTCTGCGCTGCACAACTGCAACAGCGATCGCAAAATTTGCAACTACTTGTGCGGCGTTGCTTGCAAGAACAACCCGCCGCACAAGTAGCAGCCGCTCAAGATAGCCCTAAACTAGCGGCATATCGACTATTACAGCAAGGTTTTGAGCAGTATCAGCCGAATAAGGTTGAATCTGCCATCCAGTCTTGGCAACAGGCATTAAGAATTTATCAGGAACTCAAAGACGTTCCGGGGGAAGTTGCTGCTAGAGGTGTTCTGGGTGCGGCTTCTCTGGTTCAGGAAAACTACAGGGAGGCGATCGCGCTCTTACAGCCATTTTTGACTATGGGACGGGAAAATGGCAATTCTAGCGATCGAGGACAAGCACTCTCAAATCTGGGAATTGCTTACAAAGCTTTGGGAAATTATGCAAACGCGATCGCATCCCATCAGCAAGCTTTGGCTATTATGCAGGAAACCAAAGACCGTCAGGGAGAGGGTCAGGTTTTAGTAAATTTAGGTAATACTTATGAAGCTTTGGGTGAATATGACAAAGCAATTAAATCATATCAGCAGAGTTTAACTATTGTACGGGGAATTAAAGATCGCTCAGGGGAAGGGATAGCATTAGGAAATTTGGGAGCTATTTACGCTAATTTGGGCAAGCATGACGAAGCAGTTAAGTCTTACGAACAGAGTTTAGCGATCGCCCGAAAAATTAACCACAAGGAAGGACAAGCAAGTTCCCTAAACAATCTCGGATTTGCTTACCAGGTTCAAGGCGATCATGTCAAAGCGCTTGGTTACTATGAGCAGAGTTTAGCGATCGCTCTGACAACTAGCGATCGCAAGTTGCAGCAGAAAGCATTAGGAAATTTGGGAATTGCTTACGAAGATTCAGGTGACTACGCCAAAGCAATTGAACATCACGAGAAAAGTTTAGAGATTGCGCGATCGCTTGGTGACAGACGCAGCGAGGGAATTGCTCTGAATAATCTAGGACATACCCTATTTACCTCTGGCAAACTCCCACAAGCAGAAAAAAAACTCCGCGATGCAGTTGAAGTTCTGGAATCTCTGCGACCGGGATTAAATGATATCCACAATGTATCACTTTTTGATACGCAAGTTCTCACCTACAGCCTGCTGCAACAAATCCTCATCGCTCAGAAGAAAGAAGATTCAGCTTTAGAAATTTCTGAACGGGGACGCGCCCGTGCTTTTGTAGAGTTACTGCAACAGCGGTTATCTCCTGAATCATCGGCTCGATCTAAAACTAATTTAAACCCTCCCACAATCGCGCAAATCAAAAAAATTGCCAAAGAACAAAATGCCACGCTGATTGAATATTCAATTGTTCCTGAAAAAGATTTCAAAGTACAAGGTAAACTCAGAGGGAAGTCCTCTGAACTCTTTATTTGGGTAGTTCAGCCTACAGGTAAAGTGGCGTTTCGTTCAGTTGACCTTAAACAGCTACGGCGGCAAAAAAATTCGTTTGAAGATTTGCTTGCTAACAGCCGTATTTTACACGGCCCTAATCTTCGGCAAGGAGACGCTGCTAGAGAGAAACTTCATCAAGTGCTGATTCAGCCGATTGCTGAATTCCTGCCCAAAGATGCAAATTCCCACGTAATATTTATTCCGCAAGGCGAGCTTTTCCTGCTGCCTTTCCCGGCGCTAAAAGGCCCCAATGGCAAATACTTAGTCGAGCAACACACAATCCTAACAGCTCCATCTATTGAGGTGCTAGACTTAACGCGCCAGCAACAGCAACGTATAGAAACGTTGCATAGAACGTCTCAACATAGCAAAGATGTGCTAGTGGTGGGCAATCCGACAATGCCGACAATGCCCGCAAAACAGCCAGGGCAAACGCCTCAGCAACTAGACCCATTACCGGGTGCCGAACAGGAAGCACAGACGATTGCTAAACTTTTGAACACCACGGCGATTATTGGGGACAAGGCAACGAAGGTTAATATTGTGCCGCAGATGTCTAAGGCGCGGCTGATTCATCTAGCAACGCACGGATTACTTGATGATATTCAAGAATTAGGCGTTCCTGGCGCGATCGCTCTAGCTCCATCAAAGAATGATAATGGATTCCTCACTTCTGGAGAAATCTTTGACTTGAAGCTAAATGCTGAACTTGTGGTATTGAGTGCCTGTAATACGGGACGCGGTGAAATTACCGGAGATGGTGTCATCGGGCTATCGCGATCGCTGATTTCAGCAGGAGTACCCAGCGCGATCGTATCCTTGTGGGCGGTGCCTGATGAGCCGACTAACCTTCTAATGACAGAATTTTATCGAACTCTGCAAACAAACCCTAATAAAGCCCAAGCATTGCGAAGCGCAATGTTAGCAACGATGAAAGAGTATCCAGAACCGTTAGATTGGGCAGCATTTACCCTAATTGGGGAAGCCCAGTAGAAACAACGGTTAAAAAATAAAATATAAACAATTCCCCCATGTCATCTTGGCGAGAAATTAGGCAACAAGCATTGCAAAGAGATCACCGCACCTGCCAAGTTTGCGGCAAAGAACACAGCGGACAAGTTCATCACATTATCCCTAAAAGCAAAGGTGGAACTGATGACTTGTGTAATTTGATAACACTTTGCGGCAGATGTCACATGGTAATTAGTCCAGTTCACGAATGGCTGATAACAAAGCTTTGGAAAATTCCGGCTGAGGAAATTAGTGGAGTAAGCCAACAGGTGCAAAATCGGATCGACGAAATAATAGAGGCTAGGGAGCAAAAACTGGGATAGAAATCTGGGAGTGAGGTTTACCAGCCCTGCCAAATTGAGAGACACTGATAGGATCGAGAAGGATTCATAAATTTTAATACTTATCCACTCATGACTCTGGGCAACCTGCGCGACCTTTATCAACAGGTCATTCTCGAACACTACAAGAAGCCACGGCACAAAGGCAAAACTAATCCGGTGCATCGGTATCAGAAAGGACATAATCCTTCCTGTGGCGATACGATTGAGCTGACGTTGCATCTGAACGATGCAGGCAACGCCATAGAAGAAGTAAAGTTTGAAGGAGAAGGCTGCGCGATCGCTATGGCTTCTGCTGACTTGATGGCGGATGCCTTACGAGGAAAGAGTGTAGGCGAAGCGCTGGAAATGGTTGAACGCTTCCAAAACATGATGAAGGGGCAAGCTGAGTTTCCTAAAGAACAGCGAAAGCTAAACGTCATGCAAGGCGTTTCTCAGTTCCCAGTCAGAATCAAATGCGCTAACCTTACCTGGCATACTTTAAAAGCTGCCCTGGAATTGCCCAATGGCAATTCAGGGAATGGCTTTATCAGTAATGAAAAAGAAGACGCTTGATCTGCCATGATAACGACTGCTGCTTTTTTAAACTATGCCAAGTGGGCGGGTATCCTCACCCTAGCCTGCGGTGTCTTGGCAGGATTGGGGTTTATTTTGCAATGGGGTATCCGGTTTCGCCTCGTGGGTATCACTGGCTTTATGGGCGTACTGACTGGTGGTTTGTTTGCCTTGGGTTTGGTGCCGTTAACCCACGCGGTAGTTCCGGGTGCGGTGCGCTATAAGCTGGTTTATGACACTGGGGGCGCGCAGACAGTAATCAAGGTTCCCCCGGAAATTACCGAAACACAATTGGACGCAACCCTGCGTCAAGCCGCCGCCAACTTGTTTTCTTATGGTCGTTTAGGTCAGATAAACAACCAACTCACTATTCGCGCACGCACCGTCATCCACCCAGAAGCAGGAGTTTCTAAACCGCTTTACTTGGGTGAGGTGAAGCGGAGTCTCGTCACCCGCGATGATGACCAGTTGGCTATTAAAGTTTATCCGGAAAATATCGCCCAACTGCCAAAACCCAACGCTTGAGCGTTTGTCATTATGAAATCGAGGCGGTTGCTTCCAGTATCAGGAAGCAACCGCCTCCAGAAAATTCTATTTATTCGCTGTAAATTTTTTTCAGAAAAATCTTGAGAGATACCCCTATTTAGAATAAAATAGTTCGTTCTATGCCCAACCAATCTTTGCCAGATTTGTCTACTCAAACCGCTACTTCGTTGTTTTCACTCTGTGTGGCTCCCGGTCGGGTGCTGCGGGGTCAGAAAGCGCTCTCGCAAGCGGGAGAAGCGATCGCGTGTTTGGGGCATCGTCCCTTAATTGTGGGAGGCGATCGCACCCTTGCCGTCACACTGCCCCAATTGCAAGCCGTTCTAGAGCAATCAAGCTTTGCCACAGCATCTTATAGCCCAGATTGTAGCGAAGCCAGCTTGAGATCTCTGCGACAAGCAGCCACAGATTCTCAAGCCGATCTGATTATCGGCATCGGCGGCGGAAAAGCATTAGATACCGCCAAATTACTCGCTTATCAGTGCGGGTTGCCAGTAGTCACGATTCCTACCTCAGCAGCTACCTGCGCTGCTTGGACAGCCCTATCCAACGTTTATTCTGACACCGGAGCTTTTCTGTACGATGTCAGCCTCGACCGCTGTCCAGATTTGCTGGTGCTGGATTACGATTTGATTCAGACTGCGCCGCAACGCACCCTGGTAGCTGGTATTGGCGACGCTTTGGCAAAGTGGTACGAAGCTTCTGTGAGTAGTGGTCATTCTGAGCAAAGTTTGCTAATTGCCGCAGTCCAACAAGCGAGAGTCTTGCGGGATATCTTGTTTCAAAAGAGTGCGGCCGCTCTCCTTGAACCAGGTAGTGAAGTCTGGAGGGATGTTGTCGATGCCACAATTTTACTAGCTGGGGTAATTGGTGGATTGGGCGGCGCTCAGTGTCGTACAGTGGCGGCTCATGCAGTACACAATGGTTTGACTCACATCCCAGCAGCTCATGGTGCCATACATGGGGAAAAAGTCGCTTATGGTATTCTCGCACAGCTGCGTTTGGAAGAAATGGTACAAGGCAACCAATTAGCTGCTACAGCCAGACAACAGTTATTAAAGTTTTACGCTGAGATTGGACTTCCTCAAACTTTGGAGGATCTGGGTTTGGGTGACATCACTTTAGCTCAGTTGCGGCAAGCGGCTGAAATTGCCTGCGCTGCTAATTCTGATATCCATCGGCTACCCTTTAAGGTTGTGCCTGACGAACTGATGGCGGCAATGGTTTCTACGACAATTGGTCATTTGTCAATAGCTAATGGCTAATGGCTGGCGATTAATTAGCTATCTTTTAAAAATGTTTTGATTGAGTTACGAGGTGGCATTTCATGTTCCAATTCCTAATAAGGATTTAGAGCGCTGCCCCGCTGAAAATATACACCAGTTTACGGATAGGTCTGATGACGTTAGATTGGATTAGCCCAGCCGACAGGCTGCAAGCCCTGCCGCCCTATGTATTTGCCCGCCTGGATGAACTGAAAGCTAGGGCGCGGGAGCAGGGGTTGGATTTAATTGATTTGGGAATGGGGAATCCAGATGGGCCTGCGCCGCAGCCAGTGATAGAGGCAGCGATCGCAGCTTTGCACAACCCCGCAAATCACGGCTATCCCCCGTTTGAAGGTACTAGCAGTTTCCGTCGCGCTATCACTAACTGGTATCGTCGTCGTTATGATGTTGACCTCGATCCGGATAGCGAAGCTTTGCCGCTATTGGGTTCTAAGGAAGGGTTGACTCATTTGGCGCTTGCTTATATCAATCCGGGAGATTTGGTTTTAGTACCTTCTCCGGCTTATCCGGCTCATTTTCGGGGGCCAGCGATCGCAGGCGGCAAAATTCACCAGCTGATTTTAAAACCAGAAAATGACTGGGTAATCGATATCGGTGCGATTCCAGATTCTGTAGCAGAACAAGCTAAGATTCTCTATTTCAATTATCCCAGTAACCCCACTGGCGCAACAGCACCCCGTGAATTTTTCAAAGATATTGTTGCCTTTGCTAAAAAGTACAAAATTTTACTCGTGCATGACTTGTGCTATGCAGAGTTAGCCTTTGATGGTTATCAGCCGACTAGCTTGTTAGAAATTCCCGGGGGCAAAGATATCGGTGTCGAGTTTCACACCATGTCAAAAACTTATAACATGGCTGGCTGGCGCGTGGGTTTTGTGGTGGGAAATAGACATATTATTCAAGGCTTGCGGACGCTGAAAACTAATCTGGATTATGGCATTTTTGCCGCTTTGCAAACTGCTGCCCAAACAGCGTTGGAATTGCCAGATGAATATGTGAATCAGGTATGCGATCGCTATCGTCGTCGCCGCGATTTTCTAATTCAAGGTTTGGGCGAATTGGGTTGGAATATTCCCAAACCAAAAGCCACAATGTATCTCTGGGTTCCATGTCCGGTGGGAATGGGTTCCACAGATTTTGCCTTGTCAGTGTTGCAGCAAACTGGTGTGGTTGTAACGCCGGGGAATGCTTTTGGGGCTGGGGGTGAAGGTTACGTGCGAGTAAGTTTGATTGCGGAATGCGATCGCTTGGGTGAAGCCTTGCGCCGCTTTAAAGAAGCGAATATCCGCTATCAGCCGTAAATCATCTCCGGTTAGCACTCAATAAATTGAATTACCTGTAGGCGAGACGACCGCCCTACAGGTAATTGCGTGTTTAATTGAACTGTATAGATATCTATGCAGCCACCGCCTCCAAGGAATTTCTCCGCAGCAAGTTCATCAATTCATCCTTGTAATCGTGGAAAATAGAGTGGCGCTTCACAGCATGGGTGCGATTGGGCAATTCGATGGGGATTTCTTTGCTCACCGTACCGGGACGCGCACTCAGGGCGTAGATTCGGTTAGAAAGGAAAACTGCCTCTTCTACATCATGGGTGATCATGAAAACCGTGAGACGATTGCGTTCCCAAAGTTCCAGCATAAACTGTTGCATAGATTCTTTAGTGTGAATGTCCAATGCACCAAAAGGTTCATCCATCAACAGCACTTTAGGTTCCGAAGCAAGGGCGCGGGCGATGGCTACTCGTTGCTTCATTCCGCCGGATAGCTCTTTGGGCAGCGATCTAGCAAATTCCGTCAACCCGACTATATTCAGATAGTAACTGGCGCGATCGCGTCGTTCCTTTTTTGATATTCCCTGAAGTTTTAGTCCAAATTCTGTATTTTCCTGCACGTTCATCCAGGGGTAAAGCGTGTAGTGCTGAAACACCATCCCCCGATCCGGCCCTGGCCCAGCGACGCGCACACCATCAATCTTAACTTCCCCTGTTGTGGGGGTATCCAGTCCGGCAATCTGCCGTAGCAGCGTGGACTTACCAGATCCAGATGCTCCCACAGAACAAATAAATTCGCCTTCCTTAATCGTCATATTAATGTCCTTGAGGACAACTAAATTTCCCTGTTTTGTATTAAAGTGCTTGTGCAGATTATTGATTTGCAAGTACATAACTTTAAAACCTCTAAATTGTTAAATGGATATTTAGGAACGACACACGCTGATAAGTCGGAAATCTATCGTTTTTGGCTTGCCCACTTACAAGAAACCCGCATTAGGTACTGGAATAACAGGTCGAATGACAGCCCGATAACCCCGATTACAATTAGCCCGACAAAAATCTCATCAGTGTTGAGAAACCTACCAGCAACGCTGATCCGACGGCCCAACCCCTCCGTTGCGGCAATCAATTCTGAGACAATCACCAATTGCCAAGCCGCTGCCAAGTTAATTCGACAGGCATCCATGATTCCGGGCAAGACGTGCGGAAAAATTACCTGAAACAACGTCTGCCAACGGTTCCCCCCCAGCGTGTAGGTAGCTTCAATCAATTCTTTAGGCACGAATTTCACAGTATCCATCACCATCAGGGAATTGAAGAAAAAGACACCGATGAAGATCAGGGTAATTTTCGGTGCTTCCCCGATGCCTAGGTAGAGGATGAAAAGAGGAATGAAAGCCGGCGCAGGCATATAGCGCATCAACCCGAACAGCGGTTCCAGTAATGCCCGAATACTGGGAAAACTGCCCATCAGGACTCCAACGGGGATGGAAAAAATTGCCGCCAGCAAAAACCCAACACCAACCCGCCACAAGCTAGCCACTGTGTCTTTGAGGAGTTCGCGGGTACTCCACAGCCGTCCAAATGCCGCCATAACTTGGGCAGGAGAGGGCAAAAATTTGGGATCGATGTTCCCGAACATTGTCACCAGCCACCACAGTAGTAGGGGTAGTGCAATGGAAGTGGCGATCAATGCTGTATTCAGAGGTTTGGGAATGTCTTCGCCAATGCGCCAGAAAACCGTGGAAGGCAACATTTTTGATTCGGTGGAAGACTCGTGCGATTTAGGGCTTTGACTCATAAATTCCTCCGTGGCAATCCTCGACCCAGTTGTGACTACCTTTTAAACGAACCGCACAGGCAAGAGAGGGCGCAAAGAGGAGGAAAGGCAAAAGTTCATAAAGTTAGGATTGCTAGAGGATTTTGAAGGAGTTTTCAGGGTTATGTAGTTTGACTACCAAGAACTGCCGGATACCTATGCTTTCATGGTTTTTTGGGCATAGGCCTTGATGAAGCGGTCATCGAATAGCTTTCTGAGGTCTGGTTGTGTCTTCGCTAGACCCACTTCTTCCAAAAATTTAGTCATTTCCTGAGATGCAAACATCAGGGAGGTCATATCGTTGCCCGGTTGAAAGGCTTTCAGGTTATCCTCCACTGAGAAGATCCTGGTGCCTTGGGCGTACTCTTTGTATTCGTCAACGCTGACTCCCGCCCGATTTGCCATGATTGCGATCGCTTTGTCTGGGTTTTTCTTCATGTAGTCCAGGGTGGCAAACCAAGCATCGACCAATGCCTGTACTCGTTCTGGGTGTTCGTCTGCAAATTTGTGAGTGACTACCAAATGGTCGGGAATTGCCCCTGGAAAGTCTTTGGAACTGAAAAGTTCCTTACTGCCTGCGAGTTTCAGCGCTTGGGTTGTGAAGGGAGCAAATACTGCTACCGCATCAACTTGTCCGCCTACGAATGCTGATGCTGCTTTCCCTGTTTCCAGAGGGACGAATTCAATATCTTTCTGAGTTAAGCCTGCTTTCCTCAGTCCCAGCAGCAGGAGGAAGTGATCGACGGCACCTTCTTCAGCTGCGACTTTTTTGCCCTTCAGGTCGGCAATGGAGTTGATGCCTCCCCGGACGATTACCTTGTCATTGCCTGTGGAGTTGTCGTTCACTAGCACTACAACCTGATCTGCGCCCCCCGATACCGCGCTAAGGGTATCGTTTAGGGTTTGGCTATTAGCATCGATTTGCTCTGCACTCAAGGTGTTGATGGATTCCAAATAGCCATCAAACCATTTCAGCTCCACTCCCACCTGCTTAGCATCGAATATCTTCTGGTCGTAGGCAATCTGCCAGGGAAACCAGCCGGGCCATGCACTGAATCCCAAACGCGCCACACCTGCATTCTCTGAGTCAGCCGCCACTGCGGAGGAAGTAGTATCGGTAGTGGTGGTAATGTAAACTGCGGGATTAGTGCAACCCACGGCAAGACTTAAACTAATTAAAAAGAGAGCAAAACAGGACAGTAGCGATCGCCTTTTCATGAGAATCTCCCTTTTTCCTACTCTCGCTTCTTCTTATCTGCTAGCGATCGCTGCATCTAGTAGCGGTTGATTCTGAGATGCTACCTGTGACTTTACCCAATCAAACCAAACGTCTAATCCCTCGCCTGTCTTCGCAGAAACGGGAATAATTGTGGCATAAGGATTCATCTGGCGGACATTAGCGGCAATCCGATTAATATCAACTTCCAGATAAGGAGCCAAATCCATTTTGGTAATCAGCAAGCAATCCGCCTCTTGAAACATTACTGGATACTTAAGCGGCTTATCTTCTCCTTCAGTAATACTAAGCAGAGCAATCTTTGCGTGTTCTCCAACTTCAAATTCCGCAGGACAAACTAAATTGCCGACATTTTCCACCAGCACTAAATCGAAGTCTGAAGGGTTGTATTGATGTTCCAGTTGATGGATTCCCCCAGCGACCATTTTTGAATCTAAATGGCAGGAACGACCTGTATTAATTGCAAACACAGGTACTCCATACTGTCGCAACCTATCTGCATCTAATTCTGTAGTCATGTCGCCTTCTATTACGGCGATTTTTAACTTATCTTTCAAAGCAGCGAGAGTCTGTTCCAGCAGCACTGTTTTCCCAGCGCCGGGACTACTCATAATATTGAAACAAGTAATCCCCCACTTGTCGAAATGCGCCCGGTTATGTTCTGCTCCTTTCTGATTAGCATGGAGCAAGTTAATCCCTAATGCCGCGTCAAATGTTTGGTGCATAAGCTTCTTTATTTGCCTCGTCGAAACTATATTCAATTCGATCAATTTTCAATTCTCGTCCTGAGCGAATATCCTCCATCGGCGAGTGACACTGAGGACAAGAGTATTGCAACCCAATTTCAGGGTTATATTCCTGTTGGCAAGGATGACAGAAGGCAATTAAGGGCTTTTCTTGAATTACCAACTCAACTCCTTCTAAAAAAGTGTTGTGCGTCTGTACCTCAAAAGCAAATTGCAGACTTACAGGCTCCACGCAAGTGAACTTACCAACAATCAGGTGAATTCGGGAAATTTGTGGGCGCTCAGGCTGGGATTGCCACCAGTCTTTTACTGTAAAAATGAGCGCCTTTGTCATGTCAGTTTCGTGCAAGGCTTATCTCCACTCTGCAACTAATTCTGGCTCAGCTTCTTCGTGAATGTAAGCTGGTTTTTCTTTTCTTGGTAGCTGACCTGAAACTACCAAATGTCCCATCGTGTCGCAAATTACACGAGCTGCCATTAATGCAGTCATATCGCTTATATCGTAGGGAGGAGAAACTTCCACAACTTCCAGTCCGCAGATAGGTGCGCGTTGAACAATTTTGCCCAACATATAGAGAGCTTCACGGGGTAATAACCCGCCGGGTTCAGGCCATCCTGTTCCAGGTACGAAACCTGCATCAATGCAGTCAATATCAAAGCTGATATAAACGCAATCTGTGCCGTCTAATGCTCTTTCTAAAGCAAAGTCTACAGCGTAATCCAGACCCTTTTCTGTAATATCTGTAACCGTCAGGATATTACTTGCTCGTTCTCGATAAAATTTCACGCCTTCACGCGGAACTTGCCAACCACCAATCCCCAATTGAACTAAGTTTTTTGGAGGTGCATTCTTGATGTTGGTGGCATGAAACCAGGGACAGGTGTGCATCCGTTCATCCAGGTCGGTTTCTTGGGTATCTACGTGGCGGTCAAAGTGAATAATTCCCACTTTTTTGTCACCTAAGTGACGACATATTCCGCGCACTGTCGGATAACCAATGGAATGATCTCCGCCTAAAATTATCGGGAAGGCACCAGAACTAAAGATATGAGCAATACCTTTAGAAATTTGGTCAAAGGACTTTTCGTTATTAGCAGGAATCGTGAAAATATCCCCAACATCGCACAGGGTGATTTGCTCTCGCAAATCTACGCCTAATTCAAAGCTATAGGGAGTATAAAGTGCGGAAATGCGCCGAATTCCTTGGGGGCCAAAACGAGTTCCTGGTCGATAGGTAGTACCGGAATCATGAGGTACGCCGACAACCGCAACATTGTATTCTCCAACTTTTTTTACATCTTCTAAATAGGGCGCTTTTAAGAAGGTGTTAATCCCGGCGTAGTGGGGTAATTCGCCGCGTGAGAAAGTGGGAATGGAGCGATCGCGTATACTGTCTGCTCCTTCTAACCCTAAGTCTAATCCTCTGGAAACCTCCTGTTGCCAACCAGTCAAAGGCAGTCGCGCTTCTTTTTCCAAAGCTCGTTCAGCTTCACTAGGAGGCTCTTGGGAGTGAGAATCTAAACTCTCAGAAAGGGGGCGATCGCGTTCTTCAGTCATCTTGCAAAATCCTAAAAATTGTTCAATCCCCAACGATTACAATATCAAAGCCCAGGAAAGCACTAACAGTTAGGTAACTGTTAGATGTCTCTCCCGGGCTTTTTTCCCGCCGTGTCATCAGCTAATCCGATCAAGCTGATTAGCTTCTCTTGGACCAGTCGTTTAAACCCTCAGATTCAAACCGGAACCCTAGAAGCTATGATTTTTTCTAGCAGATATTAGCAATAGTTTTTGGGGATCGCTTTTTAAAGCTTAGATATATGTTTATCAACAAATGCACCCAATAAATGTATTAAAAGCTACAATTTATCTTGTTTCCCAGTCTGGAAGGTTGCCTGCATAATGGAAGCGATCGCTATCTTGATCACAATAACTTGAGTAGGGACGCGGAACGGGCGCGCCCCTATAATCTAACTAAATTAAACGCCCAATTCCATACAACATGGGTATCGCGCTTAAAAATGCGATCGCGCCTAAATTAGCCGAGT
This sequence is a window from Funiculus sociatus GB2-C1. Protein-coding genes within it:
- a CDS encoding CHAT domain-containing protein, which gives rise to MNNSGKSLRCLLVVFPLLGVISSKSVQAQTTIVPAADGTGTDVVQNSERFDISGGQKSGANLFHSFEKFGLNSNQIANFLSQPGIENILGRVVGGDASIINGLIQVTNGKSNLFLMNPAGIVFSAGSSLNVPASFTATTATSIGIGSHWFNALGDNNYAALTGNPNAFAFAVSQPGAIVNAGNLSVTQGKNLTLLGGTVVSTGQLKAPGGNITVAAVPGESILRITQQGLLLGLEIQPLATTDTQPGNWTLPIPTLPQLLTGGGAGNATKLTVNSNGQVILRGSGIQINGDAGTTIVSGTIDASNKASGAAGGTVEVLGNKVALVEQAQIDVSGDGKGGTSLIGGDYQGKGEVPNATQTFVGKDATIKADAISNGNGGRVIVWADKTTEFSGNISSNGGTNSGKGGFVEVSGKKNLAFVPSAGTGGSTGNISVQDRPFIPIITEPEPATNPGTNPVTGTNSVTGTNSVTGNNSVTGTNPVTGTNPVTGTNPVTGTNPVTDTNSVTGTNPVIVTVSVTATNPVTVTTNTGATDTATDKADRATTIQLISLSDGISASRGSDSNNILVVDDSLKNRPNAPHADRVTRNSDGRLKLSTAETSTVCAAQLQQRSQNLQLLVRRCLQEQPAAQVAAAQDSPKLAAYRLLQQGFEQYQPNKVESAIQSWQQALRIYQELKDVPGEVAARGVLGAASLVQENYREAIALLQPFLTMGRENGNSSDRGQALSNLGIAYKALGNYANAIASHQQALAIMQETKDRQGEGQVLVNLGNTYEALGEYDKAIKSYQQSLTIVRGIKDRSGEGIALGNLGAIYANLGKHDEAVKSYEQSLAIARKINHKEGQASSLNNLGFAYQVQGDHVKALGYYEQSLAIALTTSDRKLQQKALGNLGIAYEDSGDYAKAIEHHEKSLEIARSLGDRRSEGIALNNLGHTLFTSGKLPQAEKKLRDAVEVLESLRPGLNDIHNVSLFDTQVLTYSLLQQILIAQKKEDSALEISERGRARAFVELLQQRLSPESSARSKTNLNPPTIAQIKKIAKEQNATLIEYSIVPEKDFKVQGKLRGKSSELFIWVVQPTGKVAFRSVDLKQLRRQKNSFEDLLANSRILHGPNLRQGDAAREKLHQVLIQPIAEFLPKDANSHVIFIPQGELFLLPFPALKGPNGKYLVEQHTILTAPSIEVLDLTRQQQQRIETLHRTSQHSKDVLVVGNPTMPTMPAKQPGQTPQQLDPLPGAEQEAQTIAKLLNTTAIIGDKATKVNIVPQMSKARLIHLATHGLLDDIQELGVPGAIALAPSKNDNGFLTSGEIFDLKLNAELVVLSACNTGRGEITGDGVIGLSRSLISAGVPSAIVSLWAVPDEPTNLLMTEFYRTLQTNPNKAQALRSAMLATMKEYPEPLDWAAFTLIGEAQ
- a CDS encoding HNH endonuclease; translation: MSSWREIRQQALQRDHRTCQVCGKEHSGQVHHIIPKSKGGTDDLCNLITLCGRCHMVISPVHEWLITKLWKIPAEEISGVSQQVQNRIDEIIEAREQKLG
- the sufU gene encoding Fe-S cluster assembly sulfur transfer protein SufU, with the translated sequence MTLGNLRDLYQQVILEHYKKPRHKGKTNPVHRYQKGHNPSCGDTIELTLHLNDAGNAIEEVKFEGEGCAIAMASADLMADALRGKSVGEALEMVERFQNMMKGQAEFPKEQRKLNVMQGVSQFPVRIKCANLTWHTLKAALELPNGNSGNGFISNEKEDA
- a CDS encoding Ycf51 family protein produces the protein MITTAAFLNYAKWAGILTLACGVLAGLGFILQWGIRFRLVGITGFMGVLTGGLFALGLVPLTHAVVPGAVRYKLVYDTGGAQTVIKVPPEITETQLDATLRQAAANLFSYGRLGQINNQLTIRARTVIHPEAGVSKPLYLGEVKRSLVTRDDDQLAIKVYPENIAQLPKPNA
- a CDS encoding iron-containing alcohol dehydrogenase family protein, giving the protein MPNQSLPDLSTQTATSLFSLCVAPGRVLRGQKALSQAGEAIACLGHRPLIVGGDRTLAVTLPQLQAVLEQSSFATASYSPDCSEASLRSLRQAATDSQADLIIGIGGGKALDTAKLLAYQCGLPVVTIPTSAATCAAWTALSNVYSDTGAFLYDVSLDRCPDLLVLDYDLIQTAPQRTLVAGIGDALAKWYEASVSSGHSEQSLLIAAVQQARVLRDILFQKSAAALLEPGSEVWRDVVDATILLAGVIGGLGGAQCRTVAAHAVHNGLTHIPAAHGAIHGEKVAYGILAQLRLEEMVQGNQLAATARQQLLKFYAEIGLPQTLEDLGLGDITLAQLRQAAEIACAANSDIHRLPFKVVPDELMAAMVSTTIGHLSIANG
- a CDS encoding aspartate aminotransferase, which codes for MTLDWISPADRLQALPPYVFARLDELKARAREQGLDLIDLGMGNPDGPAPQPVIEAAIAALHNPANHGYPPFEGTSSFRRAITNWYRRRYDVDLDPDSEALPLLGSKEGLTHLALAYINPGDLVLVPSPAYPAHFRGPAIAGGKIHQLILKPENDWVIDIGAIPDSVAEQAKILYFNYPSNPTGATAPREFFKDIVAFAKKYKILLVHDLCYAELAFDGYQPTSLLEIPGGKDIGVEFHTMSKTYNMAGWRVGFVVGNRHIIQGLRTLKTNLDYGIFAALQTAAQTALELPDEYVNQVCDRYRRRRDFLIQGLGELGWNIPKPKATMYLWVPCPVGMGSTDFALSVLQQTGVVVTPGNAFGAGGEGYVRVSLIAECDRLGEALRRFKEANIRYQP